One genomic region from Cyanobium usitatum str. Tous encodes:
- a CDS encoding RelA/SpoT family protein: protein MLRAAPNLDATAVATRVAAAPVLVRKPIRAPADYGVPLPEWLQRCIEHVPPGQGESCPTDAEALLASAFDFAYQLHEGQFRASGEPYIIHPVAVADLLRDIGASAGVIAAGFLHDVVEDTEVTAEEIEQHFGAEVRALVEGVTKLGGIHFTNHTEAQAENLRRMFLAMASDIRVVLVKLADRLHNMRTIAALKPEKQLRIARETREIYAPLANRLGIGRLKWELEDLAFKILEPEAYRDVQQQVATKRSEREERLAVTVQLLRDRLAAVGLANCEVSGRPKHLYGIWSKMQRQQKAFHEIYDVAALRILCPNFECCYRALAVVHDTFRPIPGRFKDYIGLPKPNGYQSLHTAVIGRHRPIEVQIRTTDMHQVAEYGIAAHWKYKEGGSPAASGADAERFNWLRQLVDWQKDDGGTDSNDFLRSIKEDLFDEEVFVFTPNGDVVGLRKGSTAVDFAYRIHSEIGNHCQGVRINDRLCPLATPLRNGDFVQVITAKTAHPSLDWLNFVATPTARNRIRHWYKTSHREDNLQRGTEMLERELGRDGFDALLNGEAMAKVARRCNLTGTEDLLASLGFGGVTLHQVLNRLREEMRLASEASAPVLSNEQVAAKVAAHAPVGGGGTSSILGLEGLDYRLGGCCSPLPGEQILGAVALGNHGITIHRQDCSNVAQVPAERRLPVRWNSASESRPRRYPVQLRIEVLDRVGVLKDILTRLSDHRINVCDARVRTNPGKPARIDLRVELDSASQLASTINQIRSMADVLDIARTGIG from the coding sequence ATGCTCAGGGCGGCTCCGAATCTGGATGCAACGGCCGTAGCCACTCGAGTGGCGGCCGCTCCAGTTCTGGTGCGCAAGCCCATTCGTGCCCCAGCCGACTACGGCGTGCCCCTGCCGGAGTGGTTGCAGCGCTGCATCGAGCACGTGCCACCGGGGCAGGGGGAGAGCTGCCCCACCGATGCCGAGGCCCTGCTGGCCTCCGCCTTCGACTTCGCTTACCAGCTGCACGAGGGCCAGTTTCGGGCCAGTGGCGAGCCCTACATCATTCATCCGGTCGCCGTTGCCGACCTGCTGCGCGATATCGGTGCCAGCGCCGGCGTGATCGCTGCGGGCTTCCTGCACGACGTGGTGGAGGACACCGAGGTCACCGCTGAGGAGATTGAGCAGCACTTCGGTGCCGAGGTGCGGGCGCTGGTGGAGGGGGTTACCAAGCTCGGCGGCATTCACTTCACCAACCACACCGAGGCCCAGGCTGAAAACCTGCGCCGCATGTTTCTGGCCATGGCCAGCGACATCCGGGTGGTGCTGGTCAAGCTGGCCGACCGGTTGCACAACATGCGCACCATCGCGGCGCTCAAGCCCGAAAAGCAGTTGCGCATCGCCCGGGAAACCCGGGAGATCTATGCGCCTTTGGCCAATCGCCTCGGCATTGGCCGGCTGAAGTGGGAGCTGGAAGATCTGGCCTTCAAGATCCTCGAACCCGAGGCCTACCGGGACGTGCAGCAGCAGGTGGCCACCAAGCGCAGCGAGCGCGAGGAGCGCCTGGCGGTCACGGTGCAATTGCTGCGCGACCGGCTCGCCGCCGTGGGCTTGGCCAATTGCGAAGTGAGCGGCCGGCCCAAGCACCTCTATGGCATCTGGAGCAAGATGCAGCGCCAGCAGAAGGCGTTCCACGAGATCTACGACGTGGCGGCTCTGCGGATTCTTTGCCCCAACTTCGAGTGTTGTTATCGGGCTCTAGCGGTGGTGCATGACACCTTCCGGCCGATCCCGGGGCGCTTCAAGGATTACATCGGCTTGCCCAAGCCCAATGGCTACCAATCCCTGCATACGGCGGTGATCGGCCGGCACCGGCCGATCGAAGTGCAGATCCGCACCACCGACATGCACCAGGTGGCCGAATACGGCATTGCGGCCCATTGGAAATACAAGGAGGGCGGATCGCCTGCCGCCTCTGGAGCCGATGCCGAGCGATTCAACTGGCTGCGGCAGCTGGTTGATTGGCAGAAGGACGATGGCGGCACCGACAGCAACGACTTCCTGCGCTCGATCAAGGAAGATCTGTTTGACGAGGAGGTGTTTGTATTCACTCCCAATGGCGATGTGGTGGGTTTGCGTAAGGGGTCTACGGCCGTAGATTTCGCCTATCGCATCCACTCAGAAATCGGTAATCACTGCCAGGGCGTGCGCATTAATGATCGGCTATGCCCGCTCGCCACGCCTCTGCGGAATGGTGACTTCGTGCAGGTGATTACCGCCAAGACGGCTCACCCAAGCCTCGACTGGCTCAATTTCGTGGCTACCCCCACGGCCCGTAATCGCATTCGCCACTGGTATAAAACTAGCCACCGCGAAGATAATCTCCAGCGCGGCACCGAGATGCTCGAGCGCGAGCTCGGCCGCGATGGCTTCGATGCCCTGCTCAATGGGGAGGCGATGGCCAAGGTGGCTCGCCGCTGCAATCTCACCGGCACCGAAGACCTACTGGCCTCCCTCGGCTTTGGTGGGGTCACCCTGCATCAGGTGCTCAACAGGCTGCGGGAGGAAATGCGCCTGGCCAGCGAAGCCTCCGCCCCCGTGCTCAGCAATGAGCAGGTGGCGGCCAAGGTGGCGGCCCACGCGCCGGTGGGTGGGGGTGGCACCAGCTCAATCCTCGGCCTTGAGGGCCTCGACTACAGGCTGGGGGGCTGCTGCAGTCCCCTACCCGGTGAGCAGATTCTTGGCGCGGTGGCTCTCGGCAACCACGGCATCACCATCCACCGCCAGGACTGCTCCAACGTGGCCCAGGTGCCGGCCGAAAGGCGGCTGCCGGTGCGCTGGAACTCCGCCTCCGAGTCGCGGCCGCGTCGCTACCCCGTGCAACTGCGTATCGAGGTGCTCGATCGTGTTGGTGTGCTCAAGGACATCCTCACTCGCCTGTCTGATCACCGCATCAACGTCTGCGATGCCCGGGTGCGCACCAACCCTGGCAAGCCGGCCCGCATCGATCTGCGGGTGGAGCTCGACAGCGCCAGCCAGCTAGCCAGCACCATCAATCAGATCCGCTCTATGGCCGATGTGCTCGACATCGCCCGCACGGGCATCGGCTAG
- a CDS encoding DUF2062 domain-containing protein translates to MPPFQLHTALARRLRQMLNWLWHQEGSHGERARGLAVGLFSGCFPFFGLQMVLSVALASMVRGNHLLAAAGTWVSNPFTYLPLYWFNYQVGCWIIGPGTGWPGLASLKDGSIWHNSGALVSRLMLGSTLVAITTALAGGWLYWQWLERGKPGSGAGQARKHH, encoded by the coding sequence ATGCCCCCATTTCAGCTCCACACCGCCCTGGCACGCCGCCTACGGCAGATGCTGAACTGGCTCTGGCACCAAGAAGGCAGCCACGGCGAACGGGCCAGAGGCCTGGCGGTTGGCCTTTTCAGCGGCTGCTTTCCATTTTTTGGGCTGCAGATGGTGCTGAGCGTTGCACTGGCATCAATGGTCCGGGGCAACCACTTGCTGGCAGCGGCTGGCACCTGGGTGAGCAATCCATTCACCTATCTGCCCCTCTATTGGTTCAACTACCAAGTTGGCTGCTGGATAATTGGGCCAGGCACCGGCTGGCCCGGCCTGGCAAGCCTTAAGGACGGCAGCATCTGGCACAACAGCGGGGCCTTGGTCAGTCGGCTGATGCTGGGCTCGACCCTGGTCGCAATCACCACCGCGTTAGCGGGGGGATGGCTTTATTGGCAATGGTTGGAGCGGGGCAAGCCTGGTTCAGGAGCTGGCCAGGCCCGGAAACACCATTAA